Proteins co-encoded in one Marmota flaviventris isolate mMarFla1 chromosome 9, mMarFla1.hap1, whole genome shotgun sequence genomic window:
- the Tnnt3 gene encoding troponin T, fast skeletal muscle isoform X2, with protein sequence MELQALIDSHFEARKKEEEELIALKERIEKRRAERAEQQRIRAEKERERQNRLAEEKARREEEDAKRRAEDDLKKKKALSSMGANYSSYLAKADQKRGKKQTAREMKKKILAERRKPLNIDHLGDDKLRDKAKELWETLYQLETDKFEFGEKLKRQKYDIMTLRARVEMLAKFSKKAGATAKGKVGGRWK encoded by the exons ATGGAGCTGCAGGCCCTCATCGACAGCCACTTCGAAGCCcgcaagaaagaggaggaggagctgatTGCCCTCAAAGAGAGGATC GAGAAGCGCCGGGCGGAGAGGGCTGAGCAGCAGAGGATCCGGGCAGAGAAGGAGCGTGAGCGCCAGAACCGCCTGGCG GAGGAGAAGGCCCgcagggaggaggaggacgcCAAGAGGAGGGCCGAGGACGacctgaagaagaagaaggccCTGTCCTCCATGGGGGCCAACTACAGCAGCTACCTGGCCAAG GCCGACCAGAAGAGAGGCAAGAAGCAGACGGCCCGGGAGATGAAGAAGAAGATCCTGGCCGAGAGACGCAAGCCCCTCAACATCGACCACCTCGGCGACGACAAGCTGAG GGACAAGGCTAAGGAGCTCTGGGAAACCCTGTACCAACTCGAGACTGACAAGTTTGAGTTTGGGGAGAAGCTGAAACGCCAGAAATACGAC ATCATGACCCTCCGGGCCAGAGTGGAGATGCTGGCCAAGTT CAGCAAGAAGGCCGGGGCCACCGCCAAGGGCAAAGTCGGCGGGCGCTGGAAGTAA
- the Tnnt3 gene encoding troponin T, fast skeletal muscle isoform X1, producing the protein MELQALIDSHFEARKKEEEELIALKERIEKRRAERAEQQRIRAEKERERQNRLAEEKARREEEDAKRRAEDDLKKKKALSSMGANYSSYLAKADQKRGKKQTAREMKKKILAERRKPLNIDHLGDDKLRDKAKELWETLYQLETDKFEFGEKLKRQKYDITTLRSRIDQAQKHSKKAGATAKGKVGGRWK; encoded by the exons ATGGAGCTGCAGGCCCTCATCGACAGCCACTTCGAAGCCcgcaagaaagaggaggaggagctgatTGCCCTCAAAGAGAGGATC GAGAAGCGCCGGGCGGAGAGGGCTGAGCAGCAGAGGATCCGGGCAGAGAAGGAGCGTGAGCGCCAGAACCGCCTGGCG GAGGAGAAGGCCCgcagggaggaggaggacgcCAAGAGGAGGGCCGAGGACGacctgaagaagaagaaggccCTGTCCTCCATGGGGGCCAACTACAGCAGCTACCTGGCCAAG GCCGACCAGAAGAGAGGCAAGAAGCAGACGGCCCGGGAGATGAAGAAGAAGATCCTGGCCGAGAGACGCAAGCCCCTCAACATCGACCACCTCGGCGACGACAAGCTGAG GGACAAGGCTAAGGAGCTCTGGGAAACCCTGTACCAACTCGAGACTGACAAGTTTGAGTTTGGGGAGAAGCTGAAACGCCAGAAATACGAC ATCACCACCCTCAGGAGCCGCATCGACCAGGCCCAGAAGCA CAGCAAGAAGGCCGGGGCCACCGCCAAGGGCAAAGTCGGCGGGCGCTGGAAGTAA